A region of Rhizorhabdus wittichii RW1 DNA encodes the following proteins:
- a CDS encoding PAS/PAC sensor hybrid histidine kinase (TIGRFAM: PAS sensor protein~PFAM: response regulator receiver; ATP-binding region, ATPase domain protein domain protein; histidine kinase A domain protein domain protein; PAS fold-3 domain protein; PAS fold-4 domain protein; PAS fold domain protein~SMART: PAS domain containing protein; PAC repeat-containing protein) produces MDDQSNFDAQATEQRYQLLVNAVSDYAIYMLDPTGHILTWNAGARRFKGYVAEEVIGEHFSRFFTPEDRAAGVPQTMLRTAFEEGRFEGEGERIRKDGSLIWVHVVIDPILAEDGELLGFAKIIRDITERRAADRALFVAEQRFSLLVQSVQDYAIYMLDLEGRVTNWNAGAQAIKGYRADEIVGAHFSRFHTEEDRIRGEPALALETALREGRYEREAERVRKDGSRFWAHVVIDPIRDESGTLIGFAKITRDISEKRRAQEELEQARAAVFQSQKMQALGELTGGIAHDFNNLMTVIRGSAELLQKEDLAPEKRRRYVRAITETADKATALTTKLLAFGRRQSLKPEVLDPGSRLDAFGEVLARTLGSPIEVRLDLAPDLWPIEADAAELETALLNAAFNARDAMPGGGRLTISARNVVDEHAVRIAITDSGQGIPAEMLERVFDPFFTTKPVGKGTGLGLSQIHGFAAQTGGRAEIASRLGLGTTVSLVLPRTDRQPDNRAAVRSAIANWERLDVLLVEDNDNVRQFARSMLHELRADVTDVESAEAALDLLGRHHFDLVFSDIVMPGMSGLDLARRLRSTAPDQRVLLATGYSREVAGGEAAGFHIVQKPYGAESLTAAISLALAN; encoded by the coding sequence ATGGACGACCAATCGAATTTCGACGCGCAGGCGACCGAGCAGCGCTATCAGCTCCTCGTCAACGCGGTCAGCGATTATGCCATCTACATGCTCGACCCGACGGGCCATATCCTGACGTGGAACGCCGGCGCCCGGCGCTTCAAGGGCTATGTTGCCGAGGAAGTCATCGGCGAGCATTTCTCCCGTTTCTTCACGCCCGAGGACCGTGCCGCCGGCGTCCCCCAGACCATGCTCCGCACCGCGTTCGAGGAAGGACGCTTCGAAGGCGAGGGCGAACGCATCCGCAAGGACGGCAGCCTGATCTGGGTCCATGTCGTCATCGATCCGATCCTGGCCGAGGATGGCGAGTTGCTCGGCTTCGCCAAGATCATCCGCGACATCACCGAGCGGCGCGCGGCCGATCGCGCGCTCTTCGTCGCCGAACAGCGCTTCAGCCTGCTGGTCCAGAGTGTGCAGGACTATGCGATCTACATGCTCGACCTCGAGGGACGGGTCACCAACTGGAACGCCGGCGCGCAGGCGATCAAGGGCTACCGTGCCGACGAGATCGTGGGTGCGCATTTCTCGCGCTTCCATACCGAGGAGGATCGCATCCGCGGCGAGCCGGCCCTGGCGCTCGAAACCGCGCTTCGCGAAGGCCGCTACGAACGCGAGGCCGAGCGTGTCCGCAAGGACGGCTCGCGCTTCTGGGCGCATGTCGTGATCGATCCGATCCGCGACGAAAGCGGGACGCTGATCGGCTTCGCCAAGATCACCCGCGACATTTCCGAGAAGCGCCGCGCGCAGGAGGAACTGGAACAGGCGCGCGCGGCCGTCTTCCAGTCGCAGAAGATGCAGGCCCTCGGCGAACTGACCGGTGGCATCGCGCACGACTTCAACAATCTGATGACGGTGATCCGCGGCTCGGCCGAACTGCTCCAGAAGGAGGATCTCGCCCCCGAGAAGCGCCGCCGCTACGTTCGCGCGATCACCGAGACCGCCGACAAGGCGACCGCGCTCACCACCAAGCTGCTCGCCTTCGGCCGGCGCCAGTCGCTCAAGCCCGAGGTGCTCGATCCCGGCAGCCGCCTCGACGCCTTCGGCGAGGTCCTCGCCCGCACCCTCGGCAGCCCGATCGAGGTGCGGCTCGATCTCGCGCCCGATCTATGGCCGATCGAGGCCGACGCCGCCGAACTAGAAACCGCGCTCCTCAACGCCGCGTTCAACGCCCGCGATGCCATGCCGGGCGGCGGTAGGCTCACCATCTCCGCCCGCAATGTCGTGGACGAGCATGCCGTGCGCATCGCCATCACCGACAGCGGCCAGGGGATTCCGGCGGAGATGCTCGAACGGGTGTTCGATCCCTTCTTCACGACGAAGCCGGTCGGCAAGGGGACCGGACTCGGCCTCAGCCAGATCCACGGCTTCGCCGCCCAGACGGGCGGCCGGGCCGAGATCGCGTCCCGGCTCGGCCTCGGAACCACCGTCAGCCTCGTCCTCCCGCGCACCGATCGGCAACCGGACAATCGCGCTGCGGTACGCTCGGCGATCGCCAATTGGGAAAGGCTCGACGTCCTCCTTGTCGAGGACAACGACAATGTCCGCCAGTTCGCCCGCTCGATGCTGCACGAATTGCGCGCGGACGTCACCGACGTCGAAAGCGCCGAGGCCGCGCTCGACCTTCTCGGGCGGCATCATTTCGACCTGGTCTTCTCCGACATCGTCATGCCGGGCATGAGCGGCCTCGACCTCGCCCGCCGCCTGCGCAGCACCGCGCCCGACCAGCGCGTCCTGCTCGCCACCGGCTACAGCCGCGAGGTCGCTGGCGGCGAGGCGGCCGGCTTCCACATCGTCCAGAAACCCTATGGCGCGGAATCGCTCACCGCGGCGATCTCGCTCGCGCTGGCGAACTGA
- a CDS encoding Haloacid dehalogenase domain protein hydrolase (PFAM: Haloacid dehalogenase domain protein hydrolase), which yields MMKISVTAQQIPSLLDEASAGVSVLSLDCFDTLLWRNVQAPSDVFAELGLEGGAIDPRVLAERQARRGQALLTGRNEVSIEAIHARLVPGGDPAAIAASVQAEIDAEARHCFGFAPVVALIRAAKARGLTVVVVSDTYFSAAQLRMLIERAAGAEVAAAIDRVFTSSDHGMSKPEGLFAPVIAALGVAPGAVLHLGDNIHADQEAPAALGIATAHFVQFDARTETRLRHEALAAVMLDPATRQTVPALQPHRPLLSLRVGQEPDFVLGHDVIGPLLHGFAQWVRDEAEVLARSQERPVRTLFLMRDGYLPMKMFETLDADMPVADISISRLAAGRAGLVDEAAVRAMIERDAGKHRFDVLAGLLLLEPQEARALVGPKGDVADLERAACTSEVAAKIVRRSARNAERLIAHVRRAGVQNGDLLMIVDLGYHGSVQDRIAPVLKARMNVETAGRYMLLRENRVSGLDKKGWFDKRHHGRETLAALGSSIAVIEQICTQPKGSVVDYHPNGKPIHEKPGEKGAQSATRDRIQAGAIAYGRAATAAGRTAASDDGECRRRMAAAVLARLMYLPSAEEVAVIGDFTHDANMGSSSHMRMLDGSRATRGLRRRGLHYVQSTARMFLPGELQDQGLALNLALFGIVRSGLDVRESDFQAGGMPVPVILANAREDCLVEIDAYPTHDGYCRLTVPARGDLTVAVLLGGLYEAVQIEDVSFQPIDPIGAEPGPSDRPDIDAPHVREGLEPIAGDLFRCTPNAALLIPPLPAAGEGDYKLCVAFRPVVRRDAASEARQAA from the coding sequence ATGATGAAGATCAGCGTCACCGCGCAGCAAATCCCGAGCCTGCTGGACGAGGCGTCCGCAGGCGTGAGCGTCCTGTCGCTCGACTGTTTCGATACCTTGCTCTGGCGCAACGTCCAGGCGCCGTCCGACGTCTTCGCCGAACTGGGCCTGGAGGGCGGGGCGATCGATCCGCGCGTGCTGGCGGAACGCCAGGCGCGCAGGGGGCAGGCGCTGCTCACCGGGCGCAACGAGGTCTCGATCGAGGCGATCCACGCGCGACTGGTGCCGGGCGGCGATCCGGCGGCGATCGCCGCATCGGTCCAGGCCGAGATCGACGCCGAGGCGCGGCACTGCTTCGGCTTCGCGCCGGTGGTCGCGCTGATCCGCGCGGCCAAGGCCCGAGGGCTGACGGTTGTCGTCGTCAGCGACACCTATTTCAGCGCCGCGCAGCTTCGGATGCTGATCGAACGCGCGGCGGGGGCCGAGGTCGCGGCAGCGATCGACCGGGTCTTCACCTCCTCCGACCATGGCATGAGCAAGCCCGAAGGGCTGTTCGCGCCGGTGATCGCCGCGCTGGGCGTCGCGCCCGGGGCGGTGCTGCACCTCGGCGACAATATCCATGCAGACCAGGAGGCCCCGGCCGCCCTCGGCATCGCCACCGCGCATTTCGTCCAGTTCGACGCCCGCACAGAGACGCGGCTGCGCCATGAGGCGCTGGCGGCGGTGATGCTCGATCCGGCGACGCGGCAGACGGTCCCGGCGTTGCAGCCGCACCGTCCGTTGCTGTCGCTGCGCGTCGGACAGGAACCCGATTTCGTACTGGGCCACGACGTGATCGGGCCGCTGCTGCACGGCTTCGCGCAATGGGTGCGCGATGAGGCCGAGGTGCTCGCCCGCAGCCAGGAGCGCCCGGTCCGGACGCTGTTCCTGATGCGCGACGGCTATCTGCCGATGAAGATGTTCGAGACGCTCGACGCCGACATGCCGGTCGCCGACATCTCGATCAGCCGGCTGGCGGCGGGGAGGGCCGGGCTGGTCGACGAGGCGGCGGTGCGGGCGATGATCGAGCGCGATGCCGGCAAGCATCGCTTCGACGTGCTGGCCGGCTTGCTGCTGCTGGAGCCGCAGGAGGCGCGCGCGCTGGTGGGGCCGAAGGGCGATGTGGCCGACCTGGAGCGGGCGGCCTGCACGAGCGAGGTCGCGGCGAAGATCGTCCGCCGATCGGCGCGCAACGCCGAGCGGCTGATCGCGCATGTCCGCCGCGCCGGCGTGCAGAACGGCGACCTGCTGATGATCGTCGACCTGGGCTATCATGGCAGCGTGCAGGACCGGATCGCGCCGGTGCTGAAGGCACGGATGAACGTCGAGACCGCCGGGCGCTACATGCTGCTGCGCGAGAACAGGGTGAGCGGGCTCGACAAGAAGGGCTGGTTCGACAAGCGCCATCATGGGCGCGAGACGCTGGCGGCACTGGGATCGTCGATCGCGGTGATCGAGCAGATCTGCACCCAGCCCAAGGGATCGGTGGTCGACTATCATCCCAACGGCAAGCCCATCCACGAGAAGCCGGGCGAGAAAGGCGCGCAGAGCGCCACGCGCGACCGCATCCAGGCCGGGGCGATCGCCTATGGCCGGGCGGCGACGGCGGCGGGCCGGACGGCCGCGTCCGACGATGGCGAGTGCCGGCGGCGGATGGCGGCGGCGGTGCTGGCACGGCTGATGTACCTGCCGTCGGCCGAGGAAGTGGCCGTGATCGGCGACTTCACCCATGACGCCAATATGGGATCGTCGAGCCATATGCGGATGCTCGACGGATCGCGGGCGACACGCGGGCTGCGGCGGCGCGGGCTCCATTATGTGCAGAGCACGGCGCGGATGTTCCTGCCCGGCGAGTTGCAGGACCAGGGGCTGGCGCTCAACCTGGCGCTGTTCGGGATCGTGCGCAGCGGGCTCGACGTGCGCGAAAGCGATTTCCAGGCGGGCGGGATGCCGGTGCCGGTCATCCTGGCCAATGCCCGCGAGGATTGCCTGGTCGAGATCGACGCCTATCCGACCCATGACGGCTATTGCCGCCTGACCGTGCCGGCGCGCGGCGACCTGACCGTCGCGGTGCTGCTCGGCGGCCTGTACGAGGCGGTGCAGATCGAGGACGTCAGCTTCCAGCCGATCGACCCGATCGGCGCCGAACCCGGCCCCAGCGACCGGCCCGACATCGATGCGCCCCATGTCCGCGAAGGGCTGGAGCCGATCGCGGGCGATCTGTTTCGCTGCACGCCGAATGCGGCGCTATTGATCCCGCCGCTGCCGGCGGCTGGGGAGGGCGACTACAAGCTGTGCGTCGCCTTCCGGCCGGTGGTGCGCCGCGATGCCGCCAGCGAGGCGCGCCAGGCGGCGTGA
- a CDS encoding Bacteriophage terminase large (ATPase) subunit and inactivated derivatives-like protein has translation MSSDISLGGLQRRALGLARELARRRGRDRLSAYRPYAKQREFHDAGAEHRERLFMAGNQLGKTVAGSFEIAMHLTGRYPGWWRGRRFDAPGRYWVAGETRISTRDTVQKLLLGDPERPEAWGTGAIPGAAIRTTHRASGVANAIDTLTVAHVAGGASTLLFKAYEQGRAKWQGDTLNGIWFDEEPPLDIYVEGLTRTNATGGFAMLTFTPLKGMSEVVRMFLEEA, from the coding sequence ATGAGCTCCGACATATCCTTGGGCGGCTTGCAGCGGCGGGCGCTGGGCCTGGCCCGTGAACTGGCGCGGCGGCGCGGGCGCGACCGGCTGTCCGCCTATCGTCCCTATGCCAAGCAGCGCGAATTCCACGATGCGGGCGCCGAGCATCGCGAACGGCTGTTCATGGCGGGCAACCAGCTCGGCAAGACCGTGGCGGGATCGTTCGAGATCGCCATGCATCTGACCGGCCGTTATCCCGGCTGGTGGCGGGGGCGGCGCTTCGATGCGCCCGGCCGCTACTGGGTGGCGGGCGAGACGCGGATCTCGACCCGCGACACGGTGCAGAAGCTGCTGCTCGGCGACCCCGAACGCCCGGAGGCCTGGGGCACCGGCGCGATCCCCGGCGCGGCGATCCGCACGACCCACCGCGCATCGGGCGTGGCCAATGCGATCGACACGCTGACCGTCGCGCATGTGGCGGGCGGCGCCTCGACCCTGTTGTTCAAGGCCTATGAGCAGGGACGGGCCAAATGGCAGGGCGACACGCTGAACGGCATCTGGTTCGACGAGGAGCCGCCGCTCGACATCTATGTCGAGGGCCTGACCCGCACCAACGCGACCGGGGGCTTCGCGATGCTGACCTTCACCCCGCTGAAGGGGATGAGCGAGGTGGTGCGGATGTTCCTGGAGGAAGCCTGA